The sequence below is a genomic window from Theobroma cacao cultivar B97-61/B2 chromosome 6, Criollo_cocoa_genome_V2, whole genome shotgun sequence.
TCAATGCTTGGTGATCATGAGAATAATGTGGCATTAATCGTGGTTGATGTCCGTGAAAAATGGAGATATGCGCAGAGAACAAGGACTGTGAGGTTTTGTCCTGAAATTCTTGTAGAAAGAACCCAGTAAACTTCCTTCAACCATGGCTTGATTAATTCTTGCTCGTGAATGCCAGATAACTGTATCCATTGTTCCATACCCCTAGGCCCTACTCAAGCATTTGGAGTAACTGCATGGGAAATTACCAGCACAAGCAATGATCATAGAAGCAGGACAAGCTGAATAAGCTTCAAGAAGATGGAAACTTCAATAACCATCATCAGTCCCTACCCAACTGCAGGCAGTTTCTTTCAGTATCCCTCTTACCTTCATCATCTCCCTCAACTCACTTACACCAtcccattttccagcagctgcCCAAGCATTTGATAGTCCAACAAATGCCCCTGGCCTACTATCagcattcaatttaaaaagttCATCGGCAGCTATACTTGCCATTTGTACATCACCGTGCAGCCTGCAAGAACTGAGCAAAGCTGCCCAAACATCAGAATTGGGCTTCTCAGGCATCCCCATTACAAGTTCCCATGCTTGATCCAAATTCCCTGCACGTCCCAAAAGGTCAACCATGCAAGCATAGTGCTCCATCTTTGGTTTCATTGAGTAATCTCTCTCCATACTTTCGAAGATTTCACGCCCTTTGGCAAGTAAGCCAGCATGTCCACAAGCAGAGAGAGCGCTAAGGAATGTAACATAATTTGGCTCAACGCAACATTCTTGCATCACATGGAACAGCTCAAGTGCTTCGTTTGGATTTCCATTCTTTCCATATCCATCAATCATCGAGGTCCATGTGAAAACATTCTTTTCCGGCATGTAGTCAAAAACCCTTCTGGCATCTACAATTTTTCCACATTTTGCATGCATGTCAACAAGAGCACTTCCAATCTTTATGTGCATAAAGTACTCAGTCTTCATTAATTGACCTTGAACTTGTTGACCAATTTCCAATGCTGATAAAACAGAACAAGCCCCAATTACACTAGCAAAAGTCGAAATATTAGGCCGGAAATTCAACCGTTGCATATCAACAAAAACCTCAAGTCCTTTCTTAGCAGTTTCAACTGATTTACTGTAACTTTCAATCATTGCATTGAAAACTACcacatctttttcaattgttttacTAAACACATCTTCAGCCTCTTCTATCAATCCATTATTCATGTATCCAGTGATCAACGCCGTTGAACAAATCACATTCTTTTCCAACATCATGTCAAAAATAGTCCTTGCACATCCAACCTTCCCATTCTTCACATACGAGTCAACCAGCGCTGTATAAAGCACTTCATCAGGCTCAACATCCAATTTCACCATCTGGGCATGGGCCATCCTTCCTAAAAGCCGCGGCAACACCACCCTATTACTCCCACAAGCAGACGCCTTTAAAATCATCGAAAATGTGAATCCATCAGGCTTTTCACCTGCATAGACCATTCTACGAACCAAACCAAGTGACTCCTCAACTCTCCCATGTTTAAGGTACCCGCCGATCA
It includes:
- the LOC108660417 gene encoding pentatricopeptide repeat-containing protein At1g28690, mitochondrial, whose product is MKNGRLPTIGPSIFSSANNQNFRVAPKNSFAPNHHKFLSNPTTTTLSAALQHFINSDTPFHGQKIHTHIIKSGFSPNTNVSIKLLILHSKSGCLKYASQMFDELPQQTLSAYNYLIGGYLKHGRVEESLGLVRRMVYAGEKPDGFTFSMILKASACGSNRVVLPRLLGRMAHAQMVKLDVEPDEVLYTALVDSYVKNGKVGCARTIFDMMLEKNVICSTALITGYMNNGLIEEAEDVFSKTIEKDVVVFNAMIESYSKSVETAKKGLEVFVDMQRLNFRPNISTFASVIGACSVLSALEIGQQVQGQLMKTEYFMHIKIGSALVDMHAKCGKIVDARRVFDYMPEKNVFTWTSMIDGYGKNGNPNEALELFHVMQECCVEPNYVTFLSALSACGHAGLLAKGREIFESMERDYSMKPKMEHYACMVDLLGRAGNLDQAWELVMGMPEKPNSDVWAALLSSCRLHGDVQMASIAADELFKLNADSRPGAFVGLSNAWAAAGKWDGVSELREMMKVRGILKETACSWVGTDDGY